The Coffea arabica cultivar ET-39 chromosome 3c, Coffea Arabica ET-39 HiFi, whole genome shotgun sequence genome contains a region encoding:
- the LOC113734179 gene encoding transmembrane emp24 domain-containing protein p24beta3 — protein MERRRDGIQCTKVYGLLVLLLFSFLGNLSVSALSVTVNDVECVYEYVLYEGDTVSGNFVVVDHDIFWSSDHPGIDLTVTAPGGNQVHSVRGTSGDKFDFKAPRSGMYKFCFHNPYSTPETVSFYIHVGHIPTEHDLAKDEHLDPINVKIAELREALESVTAEQKYLKARDARHRHTNESTRKRVIFYTATEYLLLALASSLQVLYIRRLFSKSVAYNRV, from the exons ATGGAAAGGAGGAGAGATGGAATCCAGTGCACGAAGGTGTATGGGCTTTTGGTGCTCCTGCTGTTCAGCTTCCTCGGAAATCTCTCTGTCTCGGCGCTGTCCGTGACAGTAAACGACGTCGAATGCGTCTACGAATACGTCCTCTACGAAGGCGACACCGTTTCGGGCAACTTTGTAGTCGTCGATCATGACATCTTCTGGAGCTCCGATCACCCCGGCATCGACTTAACT GTGACAGCTCCTGGGGGTAATCAAGTGCACAGTGTAAGGGGAACTTCTGGGGATAAGTTTGATTTCAAGGCCCCAAGAAGCGGGATGTACAAGTTTTGTTTTCATAATCCTTACTCAACACCAGAAACAGTCTCTTTCTACATACATGTTGGCCACATTCCAACGGAACATGACCTGGCCAAAGATG AGCATTTGGATCCTATAAATGTTAAAATTGCTGAACTGAGGGAGGCATTGGAATCGGTTACAGCAGAGCAGAAGTACTTGAAAGCACGTGATGCTCGACATCGCCATA CCAATGAGAGCACACGCAAGCGTGTTATATTTTACACCGCCACAGAATACTTATTGCTGGCTCTTGCAAGTTCCCTTCAAGTCCTATACATAAGACGTTTGTTTAGCAAGTCAGTTGCTTACAATCGTGTCTGA
- the LOC113734181 gene encoding stem-specific protein TSJT1-like has protein sequence MLAVFEKSVAKSPDALQTPNSESVSALKDGFLAQHFSSLQPGSVTINLGSSGFMAYSSDKQNPLLPRLFAVVDDIFCLFQGHIENVAHLKQQYGLNKIANEVIIVIEAYRSLRDRGPYPPDQVVRDIHGKFAFILYDSTAKTTFMAADVDGSVPFFWGTDSEGHLVVSTDLDVVKKGCGKSFAPFPKGCFFTSSGGLRSYEHPHNELKPVPRVDSSGEVCGANFKVDAEAKKGGTGMPRVGSAANWSQNY, from the exons atgttgGCAGTGTTTGAAAAATCAGTAGCGAAGAGCCCAGATGCTTTGCAGACACCAAATTCTGAGTCAGTTTCTGCACTAAAAGATGGGTTCTTGGCGCAGCATTTTTCATCTTTACAACCTGGCTCTGTTACAATTAATCTTGGTTCTTCTGGATTCATGGCCTACTCCAGCGACAAGCAAAACCCTTTGCTCCCCAG ATTGTTTGCAGTTGTTGATGACATTTTCTGCCTGTTCCAAGGCCATATTGAGAATGTTGCGCATCTTAAGCAGCAATATGGGTTAAATAAGATTGCAAATGAGGTGATAATTGTTATTGAGGCTTACCGGAGCTTGAGGGACCGAGGTCCTTATCCTCCAGATCAAGTTGTTAGAGATATCCATGGGAAATTTGCATTCATCCTATATGACAGCACTGCAAAAACTACTTTTATGGCTGCT GATGTTGATGGGAGTGTACCCTTCTTTTGGGGAACTGATTCTGAAGGCCATCTTGTCGTATCAACTGATTTGGATGTTGTGAAAAAAGGCTGTGGCAAGTCCTTTGCACCATTTCCCAAAG GATGCTTCTTCACAAGTTCGGGAGGGTTGAGGAGCTATGAGCACCCCCACAATGAGTTGAAGCCAGTGCCAAGGGTGGATAGTTCTGGGGAAGTTTGTGGTGCAAACTTTAAGGTGGATGCAGAAGCTAAGAAGGGGGGTACTGGAATGCCCAGAGTTGGAAGTGCTGCCAACTGGTCCCAAAACTACTAG
- the LOC113734180 gene encoding meiotic recombination protein DMC1 homolog, protein MAMQAFKSEEQSQLQLVEREEIDDEEDLFEAIDKLTAHGINAGDVKKLQDAGIYTCNGLMMQTKKSLTGIKGLSEAKVDKICEAAEKIVNFGYITGSDALLKRKAVVRITTGSQALDELLGGGVETSAITEAFGEFRSGKTQLAHTLCVSTQLPVNMRGGNGKVAYIDTEGTFRPDRIVPIAERFGMDPGAVLDNIIYARAYTYEHQYNLLLGLAAKMAEEPFRLLIVDSVIALFRVDFTGRGELADRQQKLAQMLSRLTKIAEEFNVAVYMTNQVIADPGGGVFISDPKKPAGGHVLAHASTIRLMFRKGKGEQRVCKVFDAPNLPEAEAISFPLNLTYSVIIMT, encoded by the exons ATGGCGATGCAGGCTTTCAA GTCCGAAGAACAGAGCCAGTTGCAGCTTGTTGAAAGAGAAGAGATCGACGATGAAGAAGACTTGTTCGAAGCCATTGACAAAC TGACAGCTCATGGAATAAATGCTGGTGATGTCAAGAAGCTTCAGGATGCCGGGATCTATACCTGCAATGGATTGATGATGCAAACAAAGAAG AGCTTGACTGGAATAAAGGGATTATCTGAGGCGAAAGTTGACAAGATTTGTGAAGCTGCTGAAAAGATAGTG AACTTTGGTTACATAACTGGAAGTGATGCTCTTCTTAAA AGGAAAGCTGTGGTTCGTATTACAACTGGAAGTCAGGCTCTAGATGAACTGTTAGGGG GTGGAGTTGAAACATCAGCAATTACTGAAGCTTTTGGTGAATTCAG ATCAGGAAAGACACAGCTTGCTCACACACTCTGCGTCTCCACACAG CTTCCTGTTAACATGAGAGGTGGCAATGGAAAGGTTGCTTACATTGATACTGAGGGGACTTT TCGACCTGATCGCATTGTGCCAATTGCtgaaaggtttggcatggatcCAGGAGCTGTACTAGACAAC ATCATTTATGCTCGTGCATACACGTATGAGCATCAGTACAATCTGCTTCTGGGTCTTGCTGCCAAAATGGCTGAAGAGCCTTTCAGGCTTCTG ATTGTTGATTCGGTGATTGCTCTATTTCGAGTTGATTTTACTGGAAGAGGAGAATTGGCAGACCGACAG CAAAAGTTGGCTCAGATGCTCTCTAGGTTAACAAAGATTGCTGAGGAGTTTAATGTTGCAGTATACATGACCAACCAAG TTATAGCAGATCCTGGAGGAGGTGTCTTCATATCTGATCCAAAGAAACCAGCAGGAGGACATGTGCTTGCTCATGCGTCCACAATACGGTTAATGTTCAGGAAGGGTAAAGGCGAACAGCGTGTCTGCAAAGTCTTTGATGCACCAAATCTTCCTGAAGCTGAAGCTATATCCTTCCCACTTAATTTAACTTATTCAGTAATCATTATGACGTAG
- the LOC113734182 gene encoding uncharacterized protein, translated as MQVKELKETENSVENPGEKSVEVAEKKPSDEKSVEERDDFDSILDVSAKSFDFPVLEGAEKSVEALYLYKNVFNLIPRGVGSLKYLRTLKFFANELNLFPGEFNDLGGLECLQVKVAQAPGLGGLDLGKLKALKELELSRVPLRPSAFPVLSELAGLKCLTKLSVCHFSIRFLPPEIGRLNRLEYLDLSFNKMKKLPTEITFLNSLVSLKVANNKLVELPSGLSSLQKLENLDLSNNRLTSFGCLELESMHNLQRLDLQHNKLLSCCQIPSWICCNLEGNGNDLSNDEFISSAAEMDGVECVVEEPCDSGGSSTTSLNHSSGSSPNNKCFAARKSKGWKRRYSLQQRARQERLNNSRKWKGQNVAAIHKTTEKCLTCRDSDLVDDSFVESSYTTVVSDFDNKELFSGSVDLGRSIENVDNEIVLKKDYCEKKCSCDALESYQSACTKHETASLSDASSMPDDCLYPEASSSICKSKRHSDAELDSPKPRKYRRPTGNHSDTSSQYSRISFCGVDDYLSDGFYDAGRDRPFMPLSVYEKNLQLDSREVILVDRERDEKLDVIVLCAQALVSRFRQINGLMKERGRGAIDSLQIASLLAIFVSDHFGGSDKSAALQNTRKAVSGSNYRKPFVCTCPTGNDDRTKRTTKDSLDGEDIVFLDLCERALQSLKARRNSVVVPIGSLQFGVCRHRALLMKYLCDRVEPPVPCELVRGFLDFSPHAWNVIAVKRGQFWVRMIVDACHPHDIREETDPEYFCRYVPLSRMTVSARRDDKSSMYCSFPSLSACDQTGKTASTTLLECKVGSVEAAAKVRKLEVFGQLADEIRSFELNCLGEARMLGSLKHSCIIKYYGHQISSKWSSSSDGKSDIRILQSAILMEYIKGGSLKLYLEKLARDGDKHVPVVLALFIARDVACALAELHSRHIIHRDIKSENILIDLEEKRDDGSPIVKLCDFDRAIPLRSSLHSCCIAHTGIPSPDVCVGTPRWMAPEVFRTMNRRDMYGLEVDIWSFGCVLAELLTLQIPYSDLPETDIHSYLEVGKRPRLTEELEELTDSGQEWEDVVMAQLESEPKGSENESRVLKILVALYYWCTESHVKDRPTAKKLYNLLAHASLTFGLKSLEEQE; from the exons ATGCAGGTTAAAGAATTGAAAGAAACTGAGAATTCTGTGGAAAACCCTGGTGAAAAGTCTGTTGAAGTTGCTGAGAAGAAGCCTTCAGATGAGAAATCAGTCGAAGAGCGCGATGATTTTGACTCGATTCTTGATGTTTCGGCAAAAAGTTTTGATTTTCCTGTGTTGGAAGGGGCCGAGAAGTCTGTAGAGGCTCTGTATTTGTACAAGAATGTTTTTAATTTGATTCCCAGAGGAGTGGGGAGCTTAAAgtatttgagaactttgaagttTTTCGCGAATGAGTTGAATTTGTTTCCTGGGGAGTTTAATGATTTGGGTGGGTTGGAGTGCTTGCAAGTGAAGGTGGCCCAGGCGCCCGGGTTAGGTGGGTTGGACTTGGGGAAGTTGAAGGCTTTGAAAGAATTGGAGCTGAGTAGAGTGCCTTTGAGGCCATCTGCATTTCCTGTATTGAGTGAACTTGCTGGATTAAAGTGCTTGACTAAGCTCTCTGTTTGCCATTTTTCCATTAG attccTCCCTCCAGAAATTGGACGCCTTAATAGATTGGAGTACTTGGACCTTTCATTCAATAAGATGAAGAAGTTACCGACTGAGATAACTTTCTTAAACTCCTTAGTATCTCTGAAAGTTGCCAACAATAAATTGGTTGAGCTACCTTCCGGTCTGTCTTCTTTACAAAAGCTGGAGAATTTGGATCTCTCAAACAATAGGTTGACATCCTTTGGGTGTCTGGAACTCGAATCAATGCATAACCTTCAGAGATTAGATCTTCAG CACAATAAGCTTCTTAGTTGCTGTCAAATACCTTCGTGGATATGCTGCAATTTGGAGGGAAATGGCAATGATTTGTCAAATGATGAATTCATCAGTTCTGCTGCAGAAATGGATGGTGTAGAATGCGTAGTTGAGGAACCCTGTGATAGTGGAG GCTCTTCTACAACATCATTGAATCATTCAAGTGGGTCATCACCTAATAATAAATGTTTTGCTGCACGCAAATCAAAAGGATGGAAAAGACGGTATTCCTTGCAGCAAAGAGCTCGCCAGGAAAGATTAAATAACAGTCGGAAGTGGAAGGGTCAAAATGTTGCTGCAATCCATAAAACTACTGAAAAATGTTTGACATGCAGAGACTCCGATCTTGTGGATGATTCGTTTGTTGAAAGTTCATACACCACTGTAGTTTCTGATTTTGATAACAAGGAATTGTTTTCTGGTAGTGTTGACTTGGGGAGATCAATCGAAAATGTTGACAATGAAATTGTTTTGAAGAAGGATTATTGTGAGAAGAAATGTTCATGTGATGCGCTTGAATCGTATCAAAGTGCTTGTACCAAGCATGAAACAGCCTCTCTATCAGATGCTAGTAGTATGCCAGACGACTGCTTGTATCCTGAAGCATCTAGTAGTATTTGCAAGTCTAAAAGGCATTCTGATGCTGAGCTTGATAGCCCCAAACCGAGGAAATATAGGAGACCTACTGGCAATCATTCGGACACCTCGTCCCAATATAGCAGGATATCATTCTGTGGGGTTGATGACTATTTATCGGATGGCTTTTATGATGCAGGACGAGATCGACCTTTTATGCCCCTATCTGTTTATGAGAAAAATCTGCAGCTTGACTCTCGAGAAGTTATTCTTGTTGATCG GGAGAGGGATGAAAAACTTGATGTTATTGTGCTCTGTGCTCAAGCGCTTGTGTCACGTTTTAGGCAGATTAATGGTttaatgaaggaaaggggacgTGGAGCTATTGATTCCTTGCAGATTGCATCTTTGCTTGCCATTTTTGTTTCGGACCATTTTGGTGGAAGTGACAAAAGTGCAGCCCTTCAAAACACCAGGAAAGCAGTTTCTGGTTCAAATTATAGGAAGCCTTTTGTTTGCACATGCCCTACTGGGAATGATGACAGAACTAAAAGAACCACAAAAGATAGTCTGGATGGTGAAGATATTGTTTTCCTTGATCTATGTGAGAGAGCTCTTCAATCTTTAAAGGCAAGACGAAATTCTGTAGTTGTTCCTATTGGTAGCCTGCAGTTTGGTGTATGCAGACATAGAGCTCTGCTTATGAAG TACCTCTGTGACAGGGTAGAACCTCCAGTACCTTGCGAACTTGTTCGTGGTTTCTTGGATTTTTCACCTCATGCTTGGAATGTAATAGCTGTTAAGAGGGGTCAGTTTTGGGTTCGCATGATTGTTGATGCTTGCCATCCACATGATATAAGAGAAGAAACAGACCCTGAGTATTTTTGCAG GTATGTTCCTCTGAGTAGGATGACTGTATCTGCTCGGAGAGATGATAAGTCTAGTATGTACTGTTCGTTTCCTTCTCTCTCTGCATGTGATCAAACTGGAAAAACAGCATCTACCACCCTCCTGGAGTGCAAAGTTGGATCAGTTGAGGCAGCAGCAAAG GTGCGCAAATTAGAAGTATTTGGACAGTTAGCAGATGAAATTAGGagttttgaattaaattgttTAGGGGAAGCCAGAATGCTGGGTTCTTTGAAGCATTCGTGTATCATTAAATACTATGGTCATCAAATATCATCCAAGTGGTCCTCTTCGTCTGATGGAAAATCAGATATTCGTATCTTGCAATCCGCCATATTAATGGAGTACATCAAGGGGGGTTCCCTAAAG CTTTATCTAGAGAAACTGGCAAGAGATGGTGACAAGCATGTTCCTGTTGTGTTGGCACTGTTTATTGCAAGAGATGTTGCATGTGCGTTGGCAGAGCTGCATTCCAGACACATTATTCATCGCGACATAAAAAGCGAAAACATTTTGATTGATTTGGAGGAGAAGAGGGATGATGGTTCACCTATTGTAAAGCTTTGTGACTTTGACAGGGCAATCCCTCTTCGTTCAAGCTTGCATTCATGTTGTATTGCTCATACTGGGATCCCTTCACCTGATGTTTGTGTAGGCACCCCTCGTTGGATGGCTCCTGAGGTGTTTAGGACAATGAATAGACGTGACATGTATGGGCTG GAAGTGGATATTTGGTCATTTGGGTGTGTACTTGCAGAATTATTGACGTTGCAAATCCCTTACTCAGATTTACCTGAAACAGATATTCACAGTTATCTTGAG GTTGGAAAACGACCGCGCCTAACTGAAGAGCTGGAGGAATTGACTGACTCTGGCCAGGAGTGGGAGGATGTAGTAATGGCTCAACTAGAGTCAGAGCCCAAGGGATCAGAGAATGAATCCAGAGTACTAAAGATTCTTGTTGCTTTGTACTATTGGTGTACAGAGAGTCATGTAAAAGACCGTCCAACTGCAAAGAAACTTTACAATTTGCTTGCACATGCAAGCCTGACTTTTGGATTGAAAAGCCTAGAAGAGCAAGAATAG